From the Phreatobacter oligotrophus genome, one window contains:
- a CDS encoding TVP38/TMEM64 family protein has protein sequence MALKTYLRDKRLWAAIGLICLLVGLRWSGLADQLTLETLRTHRGGLQDLVARHPVGSALAYIAVYVAAVALSLPGAVFLTLSGGFLFGALSGTLFTVVAATLGASLIFLFARTVFGADALERFGPAAAAMAAGVRRNAAAYLLVLRLVPIFPFFLVNLVPALIGVPLRTYVATTFVGIIPATAVFSVTGAGLGAVLDSGETLSPASILTPEIIAGLCGLALLSLVAIPLKKWLSRSGETPVP, from the coding sequence ATGGCGCTGAAAACCTATCTGCGGGACAAACGCCTGTGGGCCGCCATCGGGCTGATCTGCCTGCTGGTGGGCCTGCGCTGGTCGGGGCTTGCCGACCAGCTGACGCTGGAGACACTGCGGACCCATCGCGGCGGGCTGCAGGACTTGGTGGCCCGCCATCCCGTCGGCTCCGCCCTCGCCTATATCGCGGTCTATGTGGCGGCCGTCGCCCTGTCGCTGCCGGGCGCCGTGTTCCTCACGCTCTCCGGAGGGTTCCTGTTCGGCGCCCTGTCCGGCACCCTGTTCACGGTGGTGGCCGCCACCCTCGGCGCGTCGCTGATCTTTCTCTTCGCGCGAACGGTGTTCGGCGCCGATGCGCTGGAGCGGTTCGGTCCGGCCGCCGCTGCCATGGCCGCAGGTGTCCGTCGCAACGCCGCGGCCTATCTGCTCGTCCTGCGCCTCGTGCCGATCTTCCCGTTCTTCCTGGTCAATCTCGTCCCGGCGCTGATCGGTGTTCCCTTGCGGACCTATGTGGCGACGACCTTTGTCGGCATCATCCCGGCCACGGCCGTCTTCTCGGTGACCGGAGCCGGTCTCGGGGCGGTTCTCGACAGTGGCGAGACCCTCTCCCCGGCCTCCATCCTCACGCCGGAGATCATCGCCGGGCTCTGCGGCCTCGCTCTCCTGTCGCTGGTCGCTATCCCCCTGAAGAAGTGGCTGTCGCGATCCGGGGAGACACCCGTCCCATGA